The Marivirga tractuosa DSM 4126 genome contains the following window.
GAGTATTGGTTCAATTTGGCTAAAATATTTTTTGTTTTTAATTGATTTAAAATGGTACTATTTCAACGCAATATTATACAAATGATTATAATTGACAATAAATTAATGTAACTATTTAGCTGTATGCACATGCAATATATATTATAGGTTCAATGTGAAGAAAAGGCAGATTAGTCTGCCTTTCTCATCTGTTCTGAGCTTGAAAGCTTTTCCTTGAGTGCTGCCATGTCAGTACCGATTTTATTCTCTACTACCTTGGCATAGATTTGAGTGGTTGATAATTTGGTATGACCTAACATTTTGCTAACTGTTTCCATTGGGACACCATTAGTTAAAGTAACTGTAGTAGCGAATGTATGCCTTGCAATGTGAAATGTTAGCTGCTTTTTGATTCCGCAAAGGTCTGCTATTTCCTTTAAATAGGCGTTTGTTTTTTGGTTGGAAACCACTGGTAATAATTGGTTTTCTTTAGCCTTGGGATGATCTTCGTATTTTTCGATCAATTCAAGTGCTTTTGGTAACAAAGGGACTGAAAAGGGGGTGGAGGTTTTCTGACGTTTATATTGGATCCATTTTTCGCCATTAATTCCAATTACAATATGATCTTTGCTTAAATTGAATAGGTCAATATAAGAAAGCCCTGTATAGCAGCTGAAAATAAATATATCCCTGATTTGTTCTAGTCTGGCAATGTCTAATTCCTTTACCTCAATTGCTGACAGTTCTTCTACTGTTAGATAAGTTCTAGTAGATTTTTCATAAGAGATATGATACTTCTTAAAAGGGGTATCGGTTATCCAGTCCATTTTGTAAGCATAATTCAACACTTTTCTAAACCGGCACATGTGTTTCATTATCCCATTATGACCTATTGGTTTTTGATGGTCTTTTGGTTTCCATGCTCTCAAAAACGCTTCGAAATCAAGTAGAAACTTATAATCTACTTTTTCAATGGCTATATCTGAAAGGTTCTTTTTTGTACTTAAGAACCTTTCAAAGTAGCGCTCAGTCACTTTATAGTGCTGTAAGGTTCCTGTTGAGAAATTATGGATGTTTTGATCATAGTGATACTTTGAGGCTGACAGAAGTGTAATTTGC
Protein-coding sequences here:
- a CDS encoding site-specific integrase; its protein translation is MSNSKNYSLTTLLYVKKHRIKNGLAPLYLRISTGNSKVESSLSKKVEFKKWNSKRQRLNGTAQDVKQLNRFLDQLLNKVHKIFEDLILDEELISAEIIRNKLFNLEEEQQITLLSASKYHYDQNIHNFSTGTLQHYKVTERYFERFLSTKKNLSDIAIEKVDYKFLLDFEAFLRAWKPKDHQKPIGHNGIMKHMCRFRKVLNYAYKMDWITDTPFKKYHISYEKSTRTYLTVEELSAIEVKELDIARLEQIRDIFIFSCYTGLSYIDLFNLSKDHIVIGINGEKWIQYKRQKTSTPFSVPLLPKALELIEKYEDHPKAKENQLLPVVSNQKTNAYLKEIADLCGIKKQLTFHIARHTFATTVTLTNGVPMETVSKMLGHTKLSTTQIYAKVVENKIGTDMAALKEKLSSSEQMRKAD